One Natator depressus isolate rNatDep1 chromosome 13, rNatDep2.hap1, whole genome shotgun sequence genomic region harbors:
- the LOC141997310 gene encoding retinol dehydrogenase 10-like: MGVLIDFLLLTAKVVGYIIQSLVRWMKRPTEKRVTNEICLITGAASSKGLGRRFALELAQKGATLVLWDIDTDGNEKTAVQVRELGAKAYAYTCDVSQREDVYNTAERVQQEVGDVTVLINNAGVVAGKPILQCSDELLERTMKTNCYAHFWTVKAFLPKMMELDHGHIVTIAGSLGLFATACVTDYCASKFAVVGFHEALSHQLKANRINGVKTTLVCPCLVDTGMFTGCRIRQELDGLLSPLKPDDCVKTAMKGILNNQPIICIPRVMYFAVVSKHLLPWDVQVLVHKFLGIDKCMHPFIRQREAKRHLVATGR; encoded by the exons atggGTGTGCTTATAGATTTTCTGCTACTCACAGCTAAAGTTGTGGGCTATATAATCCAGTCCCTTGTGCGGTGGATGAAGAGGCCCACAGAGAAAAGAGTCACCAATGAAATATGTTTAATAACAGGTGCGGCCAGTTCAAAAGGACTGGGTCGGCGTTTTGCTTTAGAACTCGCCCAAAAAGGTGCGACGCTTGTCCTGTGGGATATAGACACAGATGGTAATGAAAAAACTGCGGTGCAGGTGAGGGAGCTAGGGGCCAAGGCTTATGCTTACACCTGTGACGTGAGTCAGCGAGAGGACGTCTATAACACGGCAGAGAGAGTGCAACAGGAGGTGGGAGATGTCACCGTCCTGATAAATAATGCTGGGGTTGTAGCAGGGAAACCAATCTTGCAGTGCTCAGATGAACTTCTGGAAAGGACCATGAAGACTAACTGCTATGCACATTTCTGG ACTGTCAAGGCTTTCCTCCCAAAAATGATGGAGCTGGACCATGGTCACATTGTGACGATAGCAGGATCCTTGGGCCTCTTTGCAACAGCTTGTGTGACG GATTACTGTGCAAGCAAGTTTGCAGTAGTTGGATTCCATGAAGCTCTTAGCCATCAGCTGAAAGCCAATCGAATCAATGGAGTGAAGACTACTCTGGTGTGCCCCTGTCTTGTTGACACGGGCATGTTCACTGGATGTAGAATCAG GCAAGAGCTGGATGGTCTTCTCTCTCCATTAAAACCAGATGACTGTGTGAAGACAGCAATGAAAGGAATACTGAATAATCAGCCCATAATATGTATCCCCAGAGTGATGTACTTTGCAGTAGTTTCAAAACA CCTCCTACCATGGGATGTTCAAGTTCTTGTTCACAAGTTTTTGGGTATTGATAAGTGTATGCATCCATTCATTAGACAAAGGGAAGCGAAACGCCATCTTGTAGCAACAGGAAGATGA